A DNA window from Streptococcus mutans contains the following coding sequences:
- the ilvN gene encoding acetolactate synthase small subunit: MRRMLTAKLQNSTGVLNRFTGVLSRRQVNIESISVGHTEIPNISRITIIIDVDSLEEVEQIMKQLNRLIDVVRVRDITDKPHLEREVILIKVAAPTSKRAEILAIIQPFRASVIDVAPKSITIQMTGDADKIEALIRVIQPYGVKNIARTGATGFTRDLS, translated from the coding sequence ATGCGTAGAATGTTAACAGCCAAACTTCAAAATTCCACAGGAGTCCTGAATCGTTTTACAGGAGTTCTTTCTCGTCGGCAAGTTAATATTGAGTCTATCTCAGTAGGTCATACTGAAATTCCCAATATTTCAAGAATTACCATTATTATTGATGTTGACTCCTTGGAGGAAGTTGAACAGATTATGAAGCAGCTTAATCGTTTAATTGATGTTGTTCGTGTTCGAGATATTACAGATAAACCTCACTTGGAACGCGAAGTCATCTTGATTAAGGTTGCTGCCCCAACGAGTAAGCGTGCGGAGATTTTGGCTATTATTCAGCCTTTTCGTGCCAGTGTTATTGATGTCGCACCAAAGTCCATTACCATTCAAATGACTGGTGATGCAGATAAAATTGAAGCTCTTATTCGAGTCATTCAGCCTTACGGGGTGAAAAATATCGCTCGTACGGGAGCGACAGGCTTTACTAGAGATTTATCCTAA
- the ilvC gene encoding ketol-acid reductoisomerase: protein MAVEMLYEADVKVAALDGKKIAVIGYGSQGHAHAQNLRDSGHDVIIGVRHGKSFDKAKEDGFDTYEVGEATKLADIIMVLAPDEIQKDIYKDEIAPNLSAGKALGFAHGFNIHFGYIKAPEDVDVFMVAPKGPGHLVRRTYTEGFGVPSLYAVYQNPTGNAENIALDWAKGIGSARVGLLVTTFKEETEEDLFGEQAVLMGGLTHLIEAGFEVLTEAGYAPQLAYFEVLHEMKLIVDLIYEGGFKKMRQSCSNTAEFGDFVTGPRVIGPEVKENMKAALADIQSGKFAREFVEDHDAGFPRLKAFRKEAEGLEIEKIGAELRKAMPFVNQNDDDAFKIYN from the coding sequence ATGGCAGTAGAAATGTTATATGAAGCAGATGTAAAAGTAGCAGCACTTGATGGCAAGAAGATTGCTGTTATTGGTTATGGATCACAAGGACATGCTCATGCCCAAAACTTGAGAGATTCAGGACACGATGTTATCATCGGTGTGCGTCATGGGAAATCGTTTGACAAGGCTAAAGAAGATGGTTTTGATACCTATGAAGTGGGTGAAGCTACTAAATTGGCTGATATTATCATGGTTTTAGCACCGGATGAAATTCAAAAAGATATTTACAAAGATGAAATTGCTCCTAATTTAAGTGCTGGTAAGGCTCTTGGTTTTGCTCATGGTTTTAATATCCATTTCGGTTATATTAAGGCACCAGAAGATGTAGATGTTTTCATGGTTGCCCCTAAGGGACCGGGTCATCTTGTACGTCGTACTTACACAGAAGGATTTGGAGTACCTTCTTTATATGCTGTTTATCAAAATCCAACTGGTAATGCTGAAAATATTGCTTTAGATTGGGCTAAGGGTATTGGTTCTGCGCGTGTAGGTCTCCTTGTAACCACTTTCAAAGAAGAAACGGAAGAAGACCTTTTTGGTGAACAAGCGGTTCTTATGGGTGGTTTAACTCACCTTATTGAAGCAGGTTTTGAAGTGCTTACTGAAGCAGGGTATGCTCCACAATTGGCTTATTTTGAAGTGCTTCATGAAATGAAATTGATTGTAGACCTTATCTATGAAGGTGGTTTCAAGAAAATGCGTCAATCATGTTCAAATACCGCTGAATTTGGTGACTTTGTGACAGGCCCACGTGTTATCGGTCCAGAAGTAAAAGAAAACATGAAAGCTGCTCTTGCTGATATTCAATCAGGTAAATTTGCCCGTGAATTCGTGGAAGATCATGATGCTGGCTTCCCACGTTTGAAAGCTTTCCGTAAAGAAGCTGAAGGACTCGAAATTGAAAAAATTGGTGCAGAACTTCGTAAAGCAATGCCATTTGTTAATCAAAACGATGACGATGCTTTCAAAATCTATAACTAA
- a CDS encoding methyltransferase family protein, which produces MIHHQSTIIYCLLVLWGLTEWFIKSRTKKNVSNSSQDKGTRYVIIASVVLSIAMLNNPFNINILLPEWGIYLGILLMILGIIFRVYTINYLGKAFTLTVQATDNQKLISSGPYSIVRNPAYTGTIISILGLAFITLNIFNILIVFIILSIGYAIRIRTEEEVLEQHFGRIYQDYCQKVKYRLFPFIW; this is translated from the coding sequence ATGATCCATCATCAAAGCACCATCATCTACTGTTTATTAGTTCTGTGGGGATTAACAGAATGGTTTATTAAAAGCAGGACCAAAAAGAATGTCTCTAATAGTTCTCAGGATAAAGGAACAAGATATGTTATTATTGCCAGTGTTGTGCTTTCTATAGCTATGTTAAATAATCCTTTTAACATTAATATACTTCTACCAGAATGGGGAATTTATCTAGGCATTTTGTTAATGATCCTTGGTATTATCTTTAGGGTATATACTATCAATTATCTTGGTAAAGCATTTACGTTAACTGTTCAAGCTACCGACAATCAGAAATTAATCAGCAGCGGACCTTATAGTATTGTCCGTAACCCTGCTTATACTGGTACTATTATTTCGATTCTTGGTTTAGCCTTTATAACTTTAAATATTTTTAATATTTTAATAGTTTTTATCATCTTAAGTATTGGTTACGCTATCCGCATCCGAACTGAAGAAGAGGTTCTCGAACAACATTTCGGCAGGATATATCAAGATTATTGTCAAAAGGTTAAATATCGCCTTTTCCCATTTATTTGGTAA
- the ilvA gene encoding threonine ammonia-lyase IlvA: protein MISAKDVVAANKVLKDVVVQTPLDFDRYLSEKYGATIYLKRENMQKVRSFKIRGAYYAISQLSDEEKARGVVCASAGNHAQGVAYTCNEMKIPATIFMPVTTPHQKIGQVQFFGGSFVTIKLVGDTFDASAQAAQDYTKAEGMTFIDPFDNDMVQAGQGTIAYEIYDQAQEDGLSFDAILVPVGGGGLISGVSAYVKDVAPEIEVIGVEAMGARSMRAAFDKGHPVKLEHIDKFADGIAVQKVGRSTYDVARKYVDCLIGVDEGLISETLIDMYSKQGIIAEPAGAASIAALEEMKDDIKGKTIVCIISGGNNDINRMQEMEERALIYDGVKHYFVVNFPQRPGALREFVNDILGPNDDITRFEYIKRANKGTGPVLIGITLADKNDYQDLIDRLGAFDPGYINLHGNESLYNMLV, encoded by the coding sequence ATGATTTCAGCTAAAGATGTGGTTGCTGCTAACAAAGTCTTAAAAGATGTTGTTGTTCAAACACCACTTGATTTTGATCGCTATTTGTCAGAAAAATATGGAGCGACAATTTATTTAAAACGTGAAAATATGCAAAAGGTGCGTTCTTTTAAAATTCGTGGCGCTTATTATGCTATTTCACAATTATCAGATGAAGAAAAGGCTAGAGGAGTTGTTTGTGCTTCTGCCGGAAATCATGCTCAAGGAGTTGCTTATACCTGTAATGAAATGAAAATTCCTGCAACTATTTTCATGCCTGTAACGACTCCTCATCAAAAGATTGGGCAAGTTCAATTTTTTGGAGGCTCCTTTGTAACTATCAAATTGGTAGGTGATACTTTTGATGCTTCTGCTCAGGCAGCCCAAGATTATACGAAAGCTGAAGGAATGACCTTTATCGATCCCTTTGATAATGACATGGTACAAGCGGGTCAAGGAACAATTGCTTATGAAATTTATGATCAGGCTCAAGAAGATGGTTTGAGCTTTGATGCTATTTTAGTACCTGTTGGTGGTGGCGGTCTTATTTCAGGTGTATCAGCCTATGTTAAAGATGTGGCTCCTGAAATTGAGGTTATTGGCGTTGAGGCAATGGGAGCGCGCAGCATGCGGGCAGCTTTTGATAAAGGACACCCTGTTAAATTAGAGCATATTGATAAATTTGCAGATGGCATAGCTGTTCAAAAGGTTGGGCGTTCTACCTATGATGTTGCTAGAAAATATGTGGATTGCTTGATTGGTGTAGATGAAGGTCTCATTTCTGAAACCTTGATTGATATGTATTCTAAACAAGGTATTATTGCAGAACCAGCAGGAGCAGCTTCTATTGCAGCTCTGGAAGAAATGAAAGATGATATTAAAGGCAAAACTATTGTCTGTATTATTTCTGGTGGAAATAATGACATTAACCGTATGCAAGAAATGGAAGAACGTGCACTTATTTATGATGGTGTGAAGCATTATTTTGTTGTGAATTTTCCACAACGCCCAGGAGCTCTGCGGGAATTTGTTAATGATATTTTAGGACCAAATGATGATATCACCCGTTTTGAATATATTAAACGTGCCAATAAAGGAACAGGTCCAGTCCTAATCGGCATTACTTTAGCGGATAAAAATGATTATCAGGATCTAATTGATCGTTTGGGTGCTTTTGACCCAGGTTATATCAATCTTCATGGCAATGAAAGTCTGTATAATATGCTCGTCTGA
- a CDS encoding SPFH domain-containing protein produces MGVFIFLCFILFLVILLIASGLYVVRQQTVAIIERFGKYQLTSASGIHLRLPFGIDKIAARIQLRLLQSEIIVETKTKDNVFVTLNVATQYRVNEQNVTDAYYKLMRPEAQIQSYIEDALRSSVPKLTLDELFEKKDEIALEVQHQVAEEMSTYGYIIVKTLITKVEPDAEVKQSMNEINAAQRKRVAAQELANADKIKIVTAAEAEAEKDRLHGVGIAQQRKAIVDGLAESIMELKGTNVSLTEEQIMSVLLTNQYLDSLNTFAQHGNSSIFLPANPEGAEDIRTQVMSALKAR; encoded by the coding sequence ATGGGAGTTTTTATTTTTTTGTGTTTCATACTGTTTTTGGTCATCCTTTTGATTGCCAGTGGACTTTATGTTGTTCGCCAACAAACAGTTGCTATTATTGAACGCTTTGGTAAATATCAATTGACTTCCGCTAGTGGGATTCATTTACGTTTACCTTTTGGAATTGATAAAATTGCTGCGCGTATCCAATTACGTCTGCTTCAATCGGAAATTATTGTCGAAACTAAGACAAAGGACAATGTTTTTGTAACGCTTAATGTTGCTACGCAATATAGGGTTAATGAGCAAAATGTTACTGATGCTTATTACAAACTCATGAGACCAGAAGCGCAAATACAATCTTATATTGAAGATGCTCTGCGTTCGTCTGTTCCTAAATTAACTTTAGATGAATTATTTGAGAAAAAAGATGAAATTGCTCTTGAAGTACAGCATCAAGTTGCGGAAGAAATGTCAACTTACGGTTATATCATTGTTAAAACCCTGATTACTAAGGTTGAACCTGATGCCGAAGTTAAACAATCAATGAATGAGATTAACGCTGCACAGCGTAAGCGCGTTGCTGCGCAAGAATTGGCAAATGCTGATAAAATTAAAATTGTCACTGCTGCAGAAGCTGAGGCTGAGAAAGATCGCCTCCATGGTGTTGGTATTGCACAACAACGTAAGGCGATTGTGGATGGTTTAGCTGAGTCTATCATGGAATTAAAGGGTACTAATGTATCATTGACAGAAGAGCAAATCATGTCTGTTCTTTTGACCAATCAATATCTAGATTCTCTTAATACCTTTGCGCAACATGGCAATAGCTCCATTTTCTTACCTGCTAATCCTGAAGGAGCAGAAGACATTCGTACACAAGTCATGTCTGCCTTAAAAGCAAGATGA
- a CDS encoding TetR/AcrR family transcriptional regulator, which translates to MKNNTILNNYQDWLEHHKMPAGKKKTLVAAIELFSQQGYNGTSTAQIAEKAGISQATIFKYFKTKSDLLSEIMQPMIPELKRDFFPKLQTYTKLEEVVHFIVQDRFQFLAQNADLIKILIQEALVNVKLRKTLLTNIQLTISKDFMAYWQTLKQINPQINPNLSGIEVIRTNVGLLFAYFTQRFILNIPTPSEQKDLLLIEKQILTLLILDTH; encoded by the coding sequence ATGAAAAACAACACGATTTTAAACAACTATCAGGATTGGCTAGAACATCACAAAATGCCTGCGGGGAAAAAGAAAACATTGGTCGCTGCTATTGAGCTCTTTTCTCAGCAAGGCTATAATGGGACTTCAACTGCCCAAATTGCAGAAAAGGCTGGAATTAGCCAAGCAACGATTTTTAAATATTTTAAAACCAAAAGTGACCTCCTATCAGAAATTATGCAGCCTATGATTCCTGAACTAAAAAGAGATTTTTTCCCAAAATTGCAAACTTATACTAAACTTGAAGAAGTTGTTCACTTTATTGTTCAGGATCGTTTTCAATTTTTGGCTCAGAATGCTGACCTTATCAAAATTCTTATCCAAGAAGCTCTTGTCAATGTAAAATTACGAAAAACACTGTTAACCAATATTCAACTTACAATCTCAAAAGATTTCATGGCTTATTGGCAAACGTTAAAACAGATTAATCCTCAAATTAATCCTAATCTCAGTGGTATTGAGGTTATCAGAACCAACGTTGGCTTACTCTTTGCTTACTTCACACAGCGTTTTATTTTAAATATTCCAACACCATCAGAACAAAAGGATTTACTTCTAATTGAAAAACAAATTTTAACTTTGCTGATACTTGATACACATTAA
- a CDS encoding acetolactate synthase large subunit — MEKIYLENPKSGSEILLDTLANLGVKTIFGYPGGAVLPLYDAIYKQDNIRHILARHEQGAVHEAEGFAKSTGKLGVAIVTSGPGATNAITGIADAMSDSVPMLVFTGQVATPGIGKDAFQEADIIGITMPITKYNYQIRETADIPRIVTEAVHIATTGRPGPVVIDLPKDVSEKRVSSFNETTIKIPGYQPTIEPNNLQVKKILSQLKKAKKPLILAGGGVNYAGASAELIAFAERYKIPVVSTLLSLGVMPIEHPLSLGMGGMHGSYASNMALTECDFLINFGSRFADRLTGNPKTFAQKAVVAHVDIDPAEIGKVVKTAIPVVGDAKKTLKQLLESDKVSTRHREWTDKVLQDKAKAPFSYKFDQEVIKPQHAIETIGKLTKGDAIIITDVGQHQMWAAQFYPYKNERQIITSGGLGTMGFGIPAAVGAKLANPGKEVVLFVGDGGFQMTNQELAILNGYGVPIKLVLINNHSLGMVRQWQESFYDERRSESTFDDEPNFQLLAESYGISHYKLDNPLTLEKDLEVILENKPMLIEVDISNREHVYPMVPSGKSNAEMLGVTFNA, encoded by the coding sequence GTGGAAAAAATATATCTTGAAAATCCTAAATCAGGATCAGAAATTCTTCTTGATACTTTGGCAAATTTAGGAGTAAAAACTATTTTTGGTTATCCTGGCGGTGCCGTCTTACCACTTTATGATGCTATTTATAAACAAGACAATATTCGTCATATTTTAGCGCGTCATGAACAAGGAGCAGTGCATGAAGCGGAAGGATTTGCAAAGTCAACAGGGAAACTTGGTGTAGCTATTGTTACCAGTGGTCCTGGAGCGACTAATGCCATTACCGGAATTGCTGATGCTATGAGTGATAGTGTCCCAATGTTGGTTTTTACTGGGCAGGTTGCAACTCCGGGTATTGGTAAAGATGCCTTTCAAGAAGCTGATATTATTGGTATTACAATGCCAATTACTAAATATAATTATCAGATTCGCGAAACAGCTGATATACCAAGAATTGTAACAGAGGCTGTTCATATTGCGACAACAGGACGTCCTGGGCCAGTTGTTATTGATTTACCTAAAGATGTTTCTGAGAAAAGAGTAAGTTCTTTTAATGAAACGACAATTAAAATTCCGGGTTATCAACCAACTATTGAGCCAAATAATTTACAAGTCAAGAAAATCTTGAGCCAATTAAAAAAGGCAAAGAAACCTTTGATTCTAGCAGGTGGCGGTGTCAATTATGCAGGAGCTTCTGCAGAACTTATTGCTTTTGCAGAACGTTATAAGATTCCTGTTGTCTCAACGCTTTTGAGTTTGGGAGTTATGCCAATTGAACATCCTTTATCATTAGGAATGGGAGGCATGCATGGTTCATATGCTTCCAATATGGCTTTGACGGAATGTGATTTTCTCATCAATTTTGGTTCGCGATTTGCGGATCGTTTGACAGGAAATCCTAAGACTTTTGCCCAAAAGGCTGTTGTGGCTCATGTTGATATAGATCCTGCTGAAATTGGCAAGGTTGTTAAGACGGCTATTCCAGTTGTGGGAGATGCCAAGAAAACCTTAAAACAGCTCTTAGAGTCTGATAAAGTATCCACAAGACACAGAGAATGGACGGATAAGGTCTTGCAAGATAAAGCTAAGGCTCCATTTAGTTATAAGTTTGACCAAGAAGTTATCAAACCGCAACATGCTATTGAAACAATTGGTAAATTAACAAAAGGTGATGCCATTATTATTACGGATGTTGGTCAGCATCAAATGTGGGCAGCTCAATTTTATCCTTATAAAAATGAGCGTCAGATTATCACATCAGGTGGTCTAGGAACAATGGGATTTGGTATTCCTGCAGCTGTGGGAGCCAAATTGGCTAATCCTGGTAAAGAGGTTGTTCTTTTTGTTGGTGATGGCGGTTTTCAAATGACTAATCAAGAATTGGCTATTTTAAATGGTTATGGCGTCCCAATTAAGCTTGTCTTAATTAATAATCATTCTTTAGGAATGGTTCGTCAGTGGCAGGAATCTTTTTATGATGAACGTCGCAGTGAGTCAACCTTTGATGATGAACCTAATTTCCAACTTTTAGCTGAATCTTATGGGATTAGCCATTATAAATTGGACAATCCTTTGACTTTAGAAAAAGATTTGGAAGTTATTTTGGAAAACAAGCCTATGTTGATAGAAGTTGATATTTCTAACCGTGAGCATGTTTATCCAATGGTACCATCAGGAAAGAGTAATGCGGAAATGTTGGGGGTGACTTTTAATGCGTAG
- a CDS encoding DUF771 domain-containing protein yields MEKNPEGFVKYPNSQGGKYLFLASKTKEYFKSHFREIMIDV; encoded by the coding sequence ATTGAGAAAAATCCAGAAGGTTTTGTGAAATATCCTAATTCTCAAGGTGGCAAATATTTATTTTTAGCTTCTAAGACTAAAGAATATTTTAAAAGCCATTTTAGAGAAATTATGATTGACGTATGA
- a CDS encoding DAK2 domain-containing protein, whose product MANITTSLFQGMVQAAATRLGKQAEYVNSLNVFPVPDGDTGTNMGMTMDNGAKEVSDKPASTVGEVGQILSKGLLMGARGNSGVITSQLFRGFGQSIKNKEELTGKDLAQALQAGVEVAYKAVMKPVEGTILTVSRGAATAAIKKSENTDDTVEVMQAALDGAKAALAKTPDLLPVLREVGVVDSGGQGLVFIYEGFLSALTGDYIISEDFQATPANMTEMINAEHHKSVASHVATEDITFGYCTEIMVALKQGPTYVKDFNYENFRNYLNNLGDSLLVVNDDEIVKVHVHTEDPGLVMQEGLKYGALVKVKVDNMRNQHDAQVQKENTTADLPREAKKFGIIAVVAGEGLAKIFKSQGVDYIISGGQTMNPSTEDIVKAIESVKAESIIILPNNKNIFMAAQSAADVVDVPAAVVETRTIPQGLTSLLAFNAANSLEDNLVAMTESLTDVVSGSVTRAVRDTTIDGLDIHKDDILGMVNGKILVSNPDMDQALHQLFKKMIAEDSEIVTIYVGEEGSQEQAQKLAEDFENQHEEIEVEIHQGDQPVYPYLMSVE is encoded by the coding sequence GTGGCTAATATTACAACAAGTTTATTCCAAGGAATGGTTCAGGCAGCAGCAACCCGTCTTGGTAAACAAGCAGAGTATGTCAATTCACTGAATGTCTTTCCTGTCCCAGATGGTGATACAGGTACTAATATGGGCATGACCATGGATAACGGTGCTAAGGAAGTTTCAGACAAACCAGCTTCTACGGTGGGTGAAGTTGGACAAATTCTTTCCAAAGGTCTTTTAATGGGGGCACGGGGAAATTCAGGTGTTATCACTTCTCAACTTTTCCGTGGTTTTGGTCAAAGCATTAAAAATAAGGAAGAATTAACGGGTAAAGATTTAGCGCAGGCTCTACAAGCAGGTGTTGAAGTCGCATATAAAGCAGTCATGAAGCCAGTTGAAGGGACTATCTTAACTGTATCGCGTGGTGCTGCGACGGCAGCTATTAAAAAATCTGAAAATACAGATGATACGGTTGAAGTGATGCAGGCGGCATTGGATGGAGCTAAAGCAGCACTAGCTAAGACACCGGATTTGCTTCCGGTTTTAAGGGAAGTTGGTGTTGTTGATTCAGGAGGTCAAGGTCTTGTATTCATTTATGAAGGCTTCCTATCAGCCTTGACAGGTGATTACATTATCTCAGAAGATTTTCAAGCGACACCTGCTAATATGACAGAAATGATTAATGCCGAACATCATAAATCTGTTGCCAGCCATGTTGCAACAGAAGATATTACTTTTGGCTACTGTACAGAAATTATGGTAGCGCTAAAACAGGGTCCTACCTATGTTAAAGATTTTAATTACGAAAATTTTCGTAATTATTTAAATAATTTAGGAGATTCTCTTTTAGTTGTCAATGACGATGAAATTGTTAAAGTTCATGTTCATACCGAAGATCCTGGACTTGTCATGCAAGAAGGCCTTAAGTATGGTGCCTTGGTTAAAGTTAAAGTGGATAACATGCGAAATCAACATGATGCTCAGGTGCAAAAGGAAAATACCACTGCTGATTTACCGCGAGAAGCGAAGAAATTTGGTATTATTGCAGTTGTCGCCGGTGAAGGTTTGGCAAAAATCTTTAAGTCACAAGGCGTTGATTATATCATCTCAGGTGGTCAGACAATGAACCCTTCTACAGAAGATATTGTTAAAGCGATTGAATCTGTTAAGGCTGAAAGTATCATTATTCTACCTAATAATAAAAATATTTTTATGGCTGCGCAGAGTGCAGCAGATGTTGTTGATGTTCCTGCAGCAGTTGTTGAGACTCGAACCATTCCACAAGGATTAACAAGTCTCTTGGCCTTTAATGCCGCAAATTCTCTTGAAGATAATCTTGTGGCTATGACAGAAAGTTTGACTGATGTTGTCAGTGGTAGTGTTACTAGAGCTGTTCGTGATACGACGATTGATGGCCTTGATATTCATAAAGATGATATTTTAGGTATGGTCAATGGAAAAATCCTTGTATCAAATCCAGATATGGATCAGGCCTTACATCAACTGTTTAAAAAAATGATTGCTGAAGATAGTGAAATTGTCACCATTTATGTTGGTGAAGAAGGTAGTCAAGAACAAGCGCAAAAATTAGCTGAAGATTTTGAAAATCAGCATGAAGAAATAGAAGTCGAGATTCATCAAGGAGATCAACCCGTTTATCCTTATTTGATGAGTGTAGAATAA
- a CDS encoding DUF771 domain-containing protein yields the protein MFISFVDCIQNIEKIEKELLKIGITDIQINQDGYINSLYWFKVKHPNANKGDAITFIKNHVACDYTVSFGNETNVIEMFLASDISICVVNAYNVIKDIADYGKISITIADDILELFEKEYHRYLENVVIALPEDKIIIEKSEYDALKKRDTQGRYMSMNELLELLSVSRSLVHRKCSL from the coding sequence TTGTTTATTTCATTCGTTGATTGCATTCAAAATATTGAAAAAATCGAAAAAGAACTTCTAAAGATTGGAATAACTGATATCCAAATTAATCAGGATGGCTATATTAATTCTTTATATTGGTTCAAAGTAAAGCACCCAAATGCTAATAAGGGAGATGCCATTACATTCATAAAGAATCACGTCGCTTGTGATTATACTGTATCTTTTGGAAATGAAACAAATGTTATTGAAATGTTTCTAGCTAGTGATATAAGCATTTGTGTTGTAAATGCTTATAATGTGATAAAAGATATTGCTGATTATGGGAAAATCAGTATTACGATAGCAGATGATATTTTAGAGTTGTTTGAAAAGGAATATCATAGGTATTTAGAAAATGTTGTTATTGCTCTACCAGAAGATAAAATCATTATAGAAAAGTCTGAATATGATGCTTTGAAAAAACGGGACACTCAAGGTCGTTATATGTCCATGAATGAGCTTTTAGAGCTTCTTTCAGTCAGTCGGTCCTTGGTTCATAGAAAATGTTCTCTATAA
- a CDS encoding Asp23/Gls24 family envelope stress response protein, with product MTVKINTKDGQIELSNDVIATVVGGSANEIFGVVGMASKSALKDNFQALLRKENYSKGVVIKSTDAGISVDVYTVMSYGVKISEVSKNIQERVKFNLENQLGITADMVNVYVQNIKVVGED from the coding sequence ATGACGGTAAAAATTAATACAAAAGATGGTCAAATTGAATTGTCTAATGATGTGATCGCGACAGTCGTTGGCGGTTCAGCTAATGAGATCTTTGGAGTTGTTGGCATGGCAAGTAAAAGTGCCCTCAAGGATAATTTTCAAGCACTTCTGCGTAAGGAAAACTATTCTAAAGGTGTTGTCATAAAGTCGACAGATGCTGGTATTTCAGTTGATGTTTATACTGTGATGAGTTATGGTGTCAAAATTAGCGAAGTGTCAAAGAATATTCAAGAACGTGTTAAGTTTAACCTTGAAAATCAGTTAGGCATTACGGCTGATATGGTTAATGTTTATGTACAAAATATTAAAGTTGTGGGAGAAGATTAG